The following proteins are encoded in a genomic region of Papaver somniferum cultivar HN1 unplaced genomic scaffold, ASM357369v1 unplaced-scaffold_10, whole genome shotgun sequence:
- the LOC113326755 gene encoding E3 ubiquitin-protein ligase RLIM-like, translating to MENKDGHEGAQANQPSSSTSRRRQREEEDSNQSNQRRWTDETSTTEDINNSSNTSFSLEDAERYVEEALHIAGQMDMMQNQMEEEESSVSNEGWNSNQSNQHRLVDETSATEDGNSNSSSSSPSFSQEDIQRLAEQALQAVRQMDAMQNQQGTITIIAVGVLNIDNADGSVRTMPYTVRSPLSLNIDGMSYEELTALEERIGIVKTGLSKDNILKQLKTRVHTTSGDSMGEEETEICTVCQDKYENQDKIATLGCKHEYHQDCITKWLVRKNLCPICKGQALKTMEESKKEEVVNEC from the coding sequence ATGGAGAACAAAGATGGTCATGAAGGTGCACAGGCTAATCAACCTTCTAGTTCGACATCACGTCGTCGGCAAAGGGAAGAAGAGGATTCAAACCAGTCAAATCAACGTCGTTGGACAGATGAGACATCAACAACAGAAGACATCAACAACAGTTCCAACACAAGTTTCAGTCTGGAGGATGCTGAGAGGTATGTCGAGGAAGCTCTCCATATAGCTGGGCAGATGGATATGATGCAAAATCAGATGGAGGAAGAAGAGAGTTCAGTTTCTAATGAAGGATGGAATTCAAACCAGTCAAATCAACATCGGCTAGTAGATGAGACATCAGCAACAGAAGACGGAAACAGCAACAGTTCCAGTTCCAGCCCAAGTTTTAGTCAGGAGGATATTCAGAGGCTTGCCGAGCAAGCTCTCCAGGCAGTTAGGCAGATGGATGCGATGCAAAATCAACAAGGGACGATTACGATTATTGCAGTAGGTGTATTAAATATCGACAATGCAGATGGATCAGTTAGAACTATGCCATATACTGTGAGATCTCCGTTGTCTTTAAATATAGATGGCATGAGTTATGAGGAACTAACGGCACTGGAAGAAAGGATTGGCATCGTAAAAACAGGATTATCAAAAGATAATATCTTAAAGCAGCTGAAAACAAGAGTTCACACCACATCTGGAGACTCGATGGGGGAGGAGGAGACTGAGATTTGCACCGTATGTCAGGATAAATATGAGAACCAGGATAAGATTGCAACTCTTGGTTGCAAACATGAATACCACCAAGACTGCATAACAAAATGGTTGGTACGGAAGAACCTTTGCCCTATCTGCAAAGGACAAGCTCTGAAAACCATGGAAGAAAGCAAAAAAGAAGAAGTAGTGAACGAGTGCTAG
- the LOC113326754 gene encoding uncharacterized protein LOC113326754, which produces MARKGNQKSRDPETCVDSVKVDKKETVEPSDGKVVGSEQLPNGGSNAKRRNKKRSAGEGKDNKQRPKETFVENKQRVDTNADILQSASISNGPREVDGHVDRSDASDFAGENGPSVSGDQYLRTPVDSIRHGFHSANMRESPGSPDTILGRNLGELVVSLLKVVNGWLERKKPLLTSITTILMDTRDYVRLKILQAYPIVCRWLMHLGNLVMLVSLVWLDCSLRGLGSFLRLGTTSFFAVIWCGIFSVFAMIGIWKFLMIMGVAIVLALFVGFIPGILVLAISATVSLWICGSFCTTGLVIVVGGLGFLLKSERFALLITTMYSVYCAWIYVGWLGLFVALNVSFISSDVLIHFLKNNVSEHGRSYERNPNMQGPPGSFSVAPMNSSPFEAGFGKPADRNAGEPSTSGSETELTSEEEVVRLLNSPDHYSALGLARYENIDMSLLKREYRKKAMLVHPDKNMGDEKAVEAFKKLQNAYEVLLDSLKREAYNDELRKEELLNWFRRSQTSSQMSGRHDHFASGFTQFEGDDGEPLGDFRRIACRKCRQFHIWVLVNRPKSQARWCQECNDCHPAKDGDGWVEQSSKPFFFGMLQKVDAPLAYVCAESRIFNATAWFSCQGMRCPANTHKPSFHVNTSVTSSKHGPTKGNGGSGQKWAGGIPPNMDENMTEDEFVEWLQNAMQSGMFEAAAGNPPQPDSPFSGAKNFNKTPGSGAGGSSSSGNNKKKRKGKKQW; this is translated from the exons ATGGCACGAAAGGGAAATCAGAAAAGTAGGGATCCAGAGACATGTGTGGATTCTGTAAAAGTGGATAAAAAGGAAACAGTCGAACCAAGTGATGGCAAAGTTGTTGGTAGTGAGCAACTTCCAAATGGTGGTTCAAATGCTAAGAGACGGAATAAGAAAAGAAGTGCAGGAGAAGGAAAAGATAACAAACAGAGACCCAAAGAAACATTTGTGGAAAATAAGCAGAGGGTAGATACAAACGCGGATATTCTGCAATCGGCATCTATCTCTAATGGACCAAGAGAAGTTGATGGACATGTGGACAGGTCTGACGCTTCTGATTTTGCTGGAGAGAACGGACCATCAGTTAGTGGTGACCAGTATTTGAGAACTCCAGTGGACAGCATAAGGCATGGATTTCACTCAGCAAATATGAGGGAAAGTCCAGGGTCTCCAGATACCATACTTGGTAGAAATTTGGGAGAGTTAGTTGTATCCCTTTTGAAGGTAGTCAATGGGTGGCTAGAAAGGAAGAAGCCATTGCTTACTAGTATCACAACCATCTTAATGGATACCCGCGATTATGTTCGTCTCAAGATTTTGCAAGCATACCCTATTGTTTGCAGGTGGCTCATGCATTTGGGGAATCTAGTTATGCTTGTATCACTGGTATGGCTGGATTGTAGTCTTCGGGGCCTTGGTTCGTTTTTGCGTTTGGGTACAACATCCTTTTTTGCCGTCATTTGGTGTGGCATTTTCTCGGTATTTGCAATGATTGGGATATGGAAGTTTCTTATGATCATG GGAGTTGCTATTGTCTTAGCACTTTTTGTTGGCTTCATACCTGGAATTTTGGTACTTGCCATTTCTGCAACTGTTTCTTTATGGATATGTGGGAGCTTTTGCACAACAGGACTTGTCATTGTTGTTGGAG GACTGGGATTTTTATTAAAAAGTGAACGCTTTGCTCTCTTAATAACAACTATGTATTCCGTGTATTGTGCTTGGATATATGTGGGTTGGCTTGGTCTGTTCGTGGCCTTGAATGTATCTTTTATCTCGAGTGATGTTCTTATACACTTTCTTAAAAACAACGTAAGCGAGCACGGAAGGTCCTATGAACGAAATCCCAATATGCAAGGCCCACCTGGTTCCTTCTCTGTGGCGCCCATGAATTCTTCTCCTTTTGAAGCTGGTTTTGGGAAACCAGCAGATAGAAATGCAGGAGAACCTTCAACAAGTGGGTCTGAGACTGAGCTGACATCTGAGGAAGAAGTTGTTCGGTTGTTAAATTCTCCCGATCACTATTCAGCCCTGGGATTGGCTCGTTATGAGAACATTGATATGTCGTTACTTAAACGTGAATACAGAAAAAAG GCAATGCTTGTCCACCCTGATAAAAATATGGGGGATGAAAAGGCTGTAGAAGCCTTCAAGAAACTTCAGAATGCATATGAG GTTTTACTCGACTCTTTGAAGCGTGAAGCATATAATGATGAATTGAGGAAAGAGGAGCTACTAAACTGGTTCCGGAGATCCCAAACTTCATCTCAGATG AGTGGGAGACATGATCACTTTGCTTCTGGATTCACACAATTTGAGGGTGATGATGGCGAGCCCCTCGGAGATTTCAGACGAATAGCCTGCAGAAAGTGCCGTCAGTTTCACATATGGGTTCTTGTCAATAGACCAAAATCTCAAGCAAGATGGTGCCAG GAATGTAATGATTGTCATCCAGCTAAAGACGGAGATGGATGGGTTGAACAGTCCTCTAAACCCTTTTTCTTCGGAATGCTGCAGAAG GTGGATGCACCCTTGGCATATGTTTGCGCTGAAAGCAGGATTTTTAATGCAACAGCGTGGTTTAGTTGTCAG GGGATGAGATGTCCAGCCAACACTCACAAACCAAGCTTCCACGTGAACACTAGTGTAACATCGTCTAAGCATGGACCGACAAAGGGAAATGGTGGTTCAGGACAAAAGTGGGCTGGTGGCATTCCGCCTAACATGGATGAGAACATGACAGAGGATGAATTTGTGGAGTGGTTGCAAAACGCAATGCAGTCTGGCATGTTTGAAGCTGCTGCTGGTAATCCACCTCAGCCAGATAGCCCCTTTTCTGGTGCAAaaaatttcaacaaaactccAGGAAGTGGCGCCGGTGGTAGCAGTAGTAGCGGCAATaacaagaagaagaggaaggGGAAAAAGCAGTGGTAA